One Maribacter cobaltidurans genomic window carries:
- a CDS encoding DinB family protein, which yields MRKSEIQNLGDSNFYNTYLNALEDVNLMDALHEGKEWFLDYVKELPLEKMGYSYAENKWSVAEVLIHIIDTERIFQYRAFRFSRKDETALPGFNQDAYIDESNGLNRNKEDILEEYLAVRNSTITLFKNLGNEQLKRVGIASGIPWSVAGLGFVISGHQKHHTNILLDKYQ from the coding sequence ATGAGAAAATCAGAAATACAAAATCTTGGGGATTCCAATTTTTACAATACCTACCTGAATGCATTGGAAGACGTAAACCTTATGGATGCCCTACATGAAGGAAAAGAGTGGTTTTTGGATTATGTAAAAGAGCTTCCCTTGGAGAAGATGGGATACTCCTATGCAGAGAACAAATGGAGCGTTGCAGAAGTTTTAATTCATATCATAGACACAGAGCGTATTTTTCAATATCGTGCATTCCGATTTTCCAGAAAGGACGAAACTGCACTTCCTGGCTTTAATCAGGATGCCTATATTGACGAAAGTAATGGCCTTAATAGGAATAAAGAGGATATATTGGAAGAATATTTGGCCGTTCGCAATTCTACCATCACCTTATTCAAAAATCTTGGCAATGAACAATTGAAAAGGGTGGGTATCGCCAGCGGTATTCCTTGGAGCGTGGCAGGCTTAGGCTTTGTTATAAGCGGCCACCAAAAGCATCATACCAATATCCTACTGGATAAATATCAGTAA
- the aroB gene encoding 3-dehydroquinate synthase yields the protein MQSIVSDSYAVHFENRAFEALNSHLNSQNYSTIFILVDENTHELCLPQFMSEIEGEYTFEIIEIESGEVNKTIETCVGVWEALSELGADRKSLMINLGGGVLTDLGGFVASTFKRGINFINVPTTLLSMVDASVGGKTGVDLGPLKNQIGVINQPEMVLIVSDFLETLNERQITSGFAEMLKHGLIKNAGYWESLKKVSSLNEIKHHIRPSVALKNEVVLQDPTEQNIRKILNYGHTLGHAIESYFLENESKETLLHGEAIAIGMITEGYLSYKLTGLAKDALVNIKSTFLKYYPKVDFTDKDILDILELLKYDKKNSHGNINFVLLKQIGETQIDVTISSDLFHEAFAYYME from the coding sequence ATGCAGTCCATTGTATCAGATTCATATGCCGTTCATTTTGAAAATAGAGCATTTGAGGCACTAAATTCCCACTTAAACTCCCAAAATTATTCCACGATTTTTATTTTGGTGGATGAAAACACCCATGAATTGTGCCTTCCTCAATTCATGTCTGAAATTGAAGGTGAGTATACTTTTGAAATCATTGAAATAGAATCGGGTGAAGTCAATAAGACTATAGAAACTTGTGTTGGGGTCTGGGAGGCCTTATCTGAACTTGGTGCCGACCGAAAAAGTCTTATGATCAACCTAGGCGGTGGGGTTCTTACCGACCTTGGTGGATTTGTAGCCTCTACCTTTAAAAGGGGGATTAACTTTATAAACGTTCCCACTACCCTATTGTCCATGGTAGACGCTTCCGTTGGAGGTAAGACCGGCGTGGACTTGGGCCCTTTAAAAAATCAGATTGGGGTAATCAATCAGCCAGAAATGGTTTTGATTGTTTCAGATTTTCTAGAAACGCTGAATGAGCGGCAAATAACAAGTGGTTTTGCTGAAATGCTCAAGCATGGCCTTATTAAAAATGCAGGGTATTGGGAGTCTTTAAAAAAAGTAAGTTCCCTCAACGAAATAAAACATCATATAAGGCCTTCCGTTGCCCTTAAGAACGAGGTGGTATTACAGGACCCCACTGAACAGAATATCAGAAAAATATTAAACTACGGACACACATTAGGGCACGCAATCGAATCCTATTTCTTGGAAAATGAAAGCAAAGAAACCCTATTGCACGGAGAAGCTATCGCCATTGGGATGATTACCGAAGGGTATCTGTCCTACAAACTAACGGGATTAGCCAAGGATGCATTAGTGAATATAAAATCAACCTTTTTGAAATATTACCCAAAAGTGGATTTTACGGATAAGGATATTTTGGATATCCTTGAACTTTTAAAATATGACAAAAAGAATTCCCATGGTAACATCAATTTTGTATTGTTAAAACAGATAGGTGAGACTCAAATAGATGTAACCATTTCATCAGATTTGTTCCATGAGGCCTTCGCATACTACATGGAATAA
- a CDS encoding proline dehydrogenase family protein: MDAIFENTATAFSLKTDSELERAYFLFKMIANEPLVKIGTAMTNFAIKAHLPVEGLIRATVFDHFCGGVNEEDCMPVVDKMFEKGVCSVLDYSVEGKDEEDPLDNATEMILKILDFVKEKDAIPFAVFKPSGFGRFALYQKISEGKKLSEKEEAEWQRVVNRFDKVCKKAHDLDVSLLVDGEESWMQDAADCLVEDMMRKYNKKKAIVFNTLQTYRWDRLPYLKKLHESALAEGFKIGIKVVRGAYMEKENERAKEKGYPSPICESKAATDDNFDTTIAYMVENLETMAIFSGTHNENSCYKLMQLMKEKGVENNHENIWFGQLYGMSDHISFNLAAHGYNVAKYLPFGPVRDVMPYLIRRAEENTSVAGQTSRELSLLKKERKRRKI, encoded by the coding sequence ATGGATGCTATTTTTGAGAATACGGCAACCGCATTTTCTCTCAAAACCGATTCAGAACTGGAAAGAGCCTATTTTCTTTTTAAGATGATTGCCAACGAACCCTTGGTAAAAATCGGAACGGCAATGACCAATTTCGCCATAAAGGCACACCTTCCCGTAGAGGGTCTAATAAGGGCAACGGTTTTTGATCATTTCTGTGGCGGAGTCAATGAGGAGGATTGTATGCCGGTCGTGGATAAAATGTTTGAAAAGGGAGTTTGTTCCGTTTTGGATTACTCTGTAGAGGGCAAAGACGAAGAAGATCCCTTGGACAATGCGACGGAGATGATTTTGAAAATTTTAGATTTTGTGAAGGAGAAGGATGCTATTCCTTTTGCGGTCTTTAAACCATCCGGTTTTGGGCGGTTTGCCCTGTATCAGAAAATAAGCGAAGGAAAAAAATTGAGCGAAAAAGAGGAGGCAGAATGGCAAAGGGTTGTCAATAGATTCGATAAAGTATGTAAAAAGGCACACGACTTGGATGTTTCCCTATTGGTAGATGGAGAGGAAAGCTGGATGCAGGATGCTGCGGATTGTTTGGTGGAGGACATGATGCGCAAGTACAATAAAAAGAAAGCTATAGTCTTTAATACGTTACAAACCTATAGATGGGATAGGCTGCCATATCTTAAAAAATTGCACGAAAGTGCGTTGGCCGAAGGTTTTAAAATCGGTATTAAAGTAGTCAGGGGTGCATATATGGAAAAAGAGAATGAACGTGCCAAGGAAAAGGGCTATCCCAGTCCTATTTGTGAATCCAAGGCTGCTACAGATGATAATTTTGACACCACCATTGCTTACATGGTTGAAAATTTGGAAACGATGGCCATTTTTTCCGGCACGCATAATGAAAACAGTTGCTACAAGTTGATGCAACTAATGAAGGAAAAAGGCGTTGAAAATAACCATGAAAATATTTGGTTTGGGCAACTTTATGGGATGAGCGACCATATCTCATTTAATCTAGCTGCCCATGGGTATAATGTAGCCAAATATTTGCCTTTTGGACCAGTAAGGGATGTAATGCCTTATTTGATAAGGAGGGCGGAAGAAAATACCTCGGTGGCCGGGCAGACAAGCAGGGAGCTTTCCTTGCTGAAAAAGGAGCGTAAACGTAGGAAAATATAA
- a CDS encoding DUF4258 domain-containing protein: MSFFKRLGFYLGGFSIGIIFLAYFLRKKSDETGVSFCYFPNCRTLKDIRSKPMYYSDNVQRQLANSELDSLDIVFVLNEGIVDFSESDTKSNPCKTYLIQGNQKDQKLAAWVKNCPDKASIESVTIQ; this comes from the coding sequence ATGAGTTTTTTCAAGCGTTTGGGCTTTTATTTGGGCGGATTTTCCATTGGTATCATTTTTTTGGCCTATTTCCTAAGAAAAAAATCGGACGAGACCGGAGTATCCTTTTGTTATTTTCCCAATTGTAGGACCTTAAAGGACATTCGATCCAAGCCCATGTATTATTCGGATAACGTACAACGACAATTGGCAAACAGTGAATTGGATTCCCTGGATATTGTTTTCGTTTTAAATGAAGGGATTGTAGATTTTTCAGAGAGCGATACCAAATCCAATCCCTGCAAAACCTATTTAATCCAAGGGAACCAGAAAGACCAAAAACTAGCGGCTTGGGTAAAAAACTGTCCCGATAAAGCCAGTATTGAATCGGTCACTATTCAATAA
- a CDS encoding alanine dehydrogenase, with protein sequence MNQPSSPFSKQQLIPQEETLEVFKQKGELFIGIPKENQYQEKRICLTPDAINAITSNGHRVLIESGAGEGANFSDKDYTDAGGEITRDTKKVFSCPLLLKVEPPTLSEIAMIHPQTTVISALQIKTQDKSYFEELAKKRITAIAFEYIRDEDGKYPAVRSLSEIAGTASVLIAAELMAATNKGNGLMFGNISGVPPAEVVIIGAGTVGEYAARSAIGLGANVKIFDNSITRLRNIQTNLKQTVYTSTIQPKNLLKALKRCDVAIGATRGKGRSPVIVSSTMVEHMKKGAVIIDVSIDTGGCFETSEITNHNKPTIEKSGVLHYGVPNIPSRYPKTASVSISNIFTPYLLKIGEDGGLENSLRFDKGLRNGLYMYHGILTNRTVGDWFDLSYSDINFLIF encoded by the coding sequence ATGAACCAACCAAGCTCACCCTTTAGTAAACAACAACTTATACCACAGGAAGAAACTCTTGAAGTCTTTAAACAAAAGGGAGAACTCTTTATTGGTATTCCCAAGGAAAACCAATATCAGGAAAAGAGAATTTGTCTTACCCCGGATGCAATCAACGCCATCACATCCAACGGACACAGGGTCCTTATCGAATCGGGTGCTGGTGAAGGGGCCAACTTTTCGGACAAGGATTACACCGATGCCGGAGGAGAAATTACAAGGGACACCAAAAAAGTGTTCTCTTGCCCCTTACTTTTAAAAGTGGAGCCCCCCACCCTTTCAGAAATTGCCATGATACACCCACAGACAACGGTAATTTCTGCTTTACAAATAAAAACCCAGGATAAAAGCTATTTTGAGGAATTGGCCAAAAAAAGAATTACGGCCATAGCTTTTGAATATATTCGTGATGAGGACGGTAAATACCCTGCAGTAAGGTCGTTAAGCGAGATTGCAGGAACGGCTTCCGTTTTAATCGCAGCTGAATTAATGGCCGCGACGAATAAAGGAAACGGTTTAATGTTCGGGAACATTAGCGGTGTTCCCCCTGCTGAAGTGGTCATTATTGGTGCCGGAACTGTGGGGGAATATGCGGCACGGTCGGCCATTGGTCTTGGGGCCAACGTTAAGATTTTTGACAATTCCATAACGAGGCTTCGAAATATTCAGACCAATCTTAAACAAACAGTTTATACTTCTACCATTCAACCCAAAAATCTTTTAAAAGCCTTAAAACGATGTGATGTGGCCATTGGTGCTACTCGTGGCAAAGGAAGGTCCCCCGTAATCGTATCAAGTACCATGGTGGAACATATGAAGAAGGGTGCCGTAATCATTGATGTAAGTATAGACACTGGTGGCTGTTTTGAAACCAGCGAAATTACCAACCATAATAAACCCACTATAGAGAAATCCGGTGTGCTTCATTACGGAGTACCCAATATTCCATCACGATACCCCAAAACAGCATCGGTTTCCATCAGTAATATTTTTACCCCTTATCTTTTAAAGATAGGTGAAGATGGAGGATTGGAAAATTCCTTGAGGTTTGACAAAGGCTTACGTAACGGTCTGTACATGTATCATGGTATCCTTACCAATAGGACAGTCGGTGATTGGTTCGACCTATCATATAGCGATATTAATTTTTTAATTTTCTAG
- the tsaE gene encoding tRNA (adenosine(37)-N6)-threonylcarbamoyltransferase complex ATPase subunit type 1 TsaE — translation MELVYAENDIQNVAKIILENSHSKFFAFYAPMGAGKTTLIKTLVKELGGVDEVSSPTFGLVNEYADREGNLIAYHFDFYRLEDEMEALDFGLEDYFNTDAYIFMEWPEKIPSLLPENLVTLKIEILDSTTRRISTI, via the coding sequence ATGGAACTGGTTTATGCCGAAAATGACATTCAAAACGTTGCCAAAATAATACTTGAGAATTCCCATTCAAAATTTTTCGCTTTCTACGCCCCAATGGGGGCTGGAAAAACAACTTTAATCAAAACTTTGGTTAAAGAATTGGGGGGAGTCGACGAAGTTAGCAGTCCCACATTTGGATTGGTCAATGAATATGCCGATCGTGAGGGGAATCTTATCGCCTACCATTTTGATTTTTATCGATTAGAGGACGAGATGGAAGCCTTGGATTTCGGGTTGGAAGATTATTTTAACACCGATGCCTATATTTTTATGGAATGGCCGGAAAAAATCCCCTCTTTACTTCCGGAGAACTTAGTGACTTTAAAAATTGAAATTCTGGATAGTACAACCAGAAGAATTTCAACGATTTAG
- the porX gene encoding T9SS response regulator signal transducer PorX, whose amino-acid sequence MNKIKILWVDDEVDLLKPHILFLQNKNYEVITCQSGQEALEELEKTRVDIVFLDENMPGISGLETLSEIKVIDSSLPVVMITKSEEEFIMEEAIGSKIADYLIKPVNPNQILLSLKKSLDHSRLVSEKTTSSYQQEFRKIAMNMSMVNSYEEWTELYKKLIYWELQLEQIEDSGMFEILESQKVEANNQFGKFVDKNYEDWFNGGDAPILSHTLFKNWITPEIKEEKTLLVVVDNLRYDQWYSFEDTVSSFYKKTKEKSYFSILPTATQYARNAIFSGLTPLDMEKKYPEWWKNDTDDGGKNLFEDKFLGEQLKRLGLDLKWEYHKISSLKQGKHLSQNFKSQKDNDLTVIVYNFVDMLSHSKTEMEVIKELASNDKAYRSLTQSWFKNSPLLEIIQQAQQLGMKLIITTDHGTINVKSPSKVIGDRDTSLNLRYKTGRSLSYEEKDVFAARDPSKIFLPNINVSSSYIFAKNDLFFAYPNNYNHYVGYYRNTYQHGGVSLEEMIVPFVVLEAK is encoded by the coding sequence ATGAACAAAATAAAAATTCTATGGGTAGATGATGAAGTGGACCTTTTAAAACCACACATTCTCTTCCTTCAAAATAAAAACTACGAAGTTATCACCTGCCAAAGCGGACAGGAGGCTTTGGAAGAACTGGAAAAGACTAGGGTAGATATTGTGTTCCTGGACGAAAACATGCCTGGAATTTCCGGGTTGGAAACCTTGAGCGAAATAAAGGTAATAGACTCCTCTCTCCCGGTTGTGATGATTACCAAGAGTGAAGAGGAGTTTATTATGGAGGAAGCCATAGGTTCCAAGATTGCCGATTATTTGATAAAACCGGTAAATCCCAATCAGATTCTGTTATCCCTTAAAAAAAGTCTGGACCATTCCAGATTGGTTTCGGAAAAAACGACCAGTAGCTACCAACAGGAGTTTCGGAAAATTGCCATGAACATGTCCATGGTCAATTCCTATGAGGAATGGACAGAATTATACAAGAAGTTGATTTACTGGGAGCTTCAACTGGAGCAGATCGAGGATAGCGGTATGTTCGAAATATTAGAATCCCAAAAAGTGGAAGCCAACAACCAATTTGGCAAGTTTGTGGACAAAAATTATGAAGATTGGTTCAACGGTGGTGATGCCCCAATACTATCGCACACCCTTTTTAAAAACTGGATTACCCCTGAAATAAAAGAGGAAAAAACATTGTTGGTCGTTGTAGACAATTTAAGATATGACCAATGGTATTCCTTTGAGGACACGGTAAGCTCCTTTTACAAAAAGACCAAAGAAAAATCGTACTTCAGTATTTTGCCTACAGCCACACAATATGCCCGAAATGCCATTTTCTCTGGACTTACCCCTTTGGATATGGAAAAGAAATATCCAGAATGGTGGAAGAATGATACCGATGACGGAGGTAAAAATCTTTTTGAAGATAAGTTTTTAGGGGAACAGCTAAAAAGATTAGGGTTAGATTTAAAATGGGAATACCACAAAATAAGCAGCCTAAAACAAGGAAAGCATTTATCACAAAATTTTAAATCTCAAAAGGACAATGACCTTACAGTAATCGTTTACAATTTTGTGGATATGCTCTCCCACTCCAAAACGGAGATGGAGGTTATTAAGGAATTGGCTTCCAATGACAAGGCATACCGATCACTTACCCAAAGTTGGTTCAAGAATTCCCCTTTATTGGAAATTATTCAGCAAGCCCAACAATTGGGGATGAAACTGATAATTACCACCGATCATGGCACTATCAATGTTAAATCCCCATCAAAGGTTATTGGGGACCGGGACACCAGCTTAAATTTAAGGTATAAGACCGGGAGAAGTTTAAGTTATGAGGAAAAGGATGTTTTTGCTGCGAGGGATCCCAGTAAAATTTTTCTTCCCAACATCAATGTGAGCAGTTCTTATATTTTTGCCAAGAACGATCTGTTCTTTGCCTACCCCAATAATTACAACCATTACGTGGGCTATTACAGAAATACCTATCAACATGGAGGTGTTTCTTTGGAAGAAATGATTGTGCCTTTTGTAGTTTTGGAGGCAAAATAA
- a CDS encoding HD domain-containing protein, with protein sequence MKPKKLTIFNDPIYGFIRIPSDLIFDLIAHPYFQRLRRISQMGLSYMVYPGAHHTRFHHALGSMYLMQKSIQVLRFKGIEITDTDEKGLLGAILLHDIGHGPFSHAMEHSIVNGISHEHISLQFMKVLNDSFHGELDEAIAIFTGKHPKKFLNQLVSSQLDMDRLDYLKRDSFYTGVSEGNTNADRLITMLNVVDGNLLVEEKGIYSVEKFLMARRFMYWQVYLHKTGVVAEQILISILKRARYLLNEGTMLRASRALLFFLKNDINKTNFDNKVLHQFSKLDDVDILSAVKDWQDEDDKILCTLCRMLVDRKLLHIKVRKEPVNELKLAKKRKKVGELLNLNSDDEISYFIFTGAIENRAYNQTSQNINILRKNGKIVDVAKLSDHLNLSALSNTVTKYYICYPKDAV encoded by the coding sequence ATGAAACCCAAAAAGCTTACCATATTTAATGACCCAATTTACGGATTTATTAGGATTCCCAGCGATTTGATTTTTGATCTGATTGCACACCCATACTTTCAGCGTTTGCGCAGAATTTCGCAAATGGGCCTTTCTTACATGGTATATCCAGGTGCGCACCACACAAGGTTTCATCATGCCTTGGGCAGCATGTATTTAATGCAAAAATCAATTCAGGTACTTCGGTTCAAAGGTATTGAGATAACGGATACAGATGAAAAAGGGTTGTTGGGTGCCATTCTTTTGCACGACATTGGCCATGGCCCCTTTTCCCATGCCATGGAACATAGTATTGTGAACGGTATCAGTCATGAGCATATTTCCCTGCAGTTCATGAAAGTATTGAACGACAGTTTTCATGGCGAATTAGACGAAGCCATCGCCATATTTACGGGCAAGCATCCAAAAAAATTCTTAAATCAGTTGGTTTCCAGTCAGCTCGATATGGACCGATTGGATTATCTCAAGCGGGATAGTTTTTATACTGGGGTTTCTGAAGGGAATACCAATGCGGATCGACTTATTACCATGCTGAACGTTGTGGATGGAAATCTGCTTGTGGAAGAAAAAGGGATTTACTCCGTTGAAAAATTCTTAATGGCCAGAAGGTTTATGTACTGGCAGGTGTACCTGCATAAAACCGGGGTCGTTGCCGAACAAATTTTAATCAGTATTCTAAAAAGGGCCAGATACTTATTGAATGAAGGGACAATGTTAAGGGCCAGTAGGGCGCTTTTGTTTTTTTTGAAGAACGATATCAACAAAACTAATTTTGATAACAAGGTGCTTCATCAATTCTCCAAATTGGATGATGTTGATATCCTTTCTGCGGTCAAGGATTGGCAAGATGAAGATGACAAGATACTCTGCACACTTTGTAGAATGTTAGTTGACAGAAAGCTTTTGCATATTAAGGTTAGGAAAGAACCCGTTAATGAGTTAAAATTGGCAAAAAAAAGAAAAAAAGTAGGGGAATTGCTGAACCTGAATTCCGATGATGAAATCTCCTATTTTATTTTCACTGGAGCAATTGAAAACAGGGCCTATAACCAAACGAGTCAGAACATTAACATTCTTCGTAAGAATGGTAAAATTGTTGATGTTGCCAAACTTTCTGACCATCTGAATTTAAGCGCACTCTCTAATACGGTGACCAAATATTATATCTGTTACCCTAAAGATGCCGTATAA
- the lpxD gene encoding UDP-3-O-(3-hydroxymyristoyl)glucosamine N-acyltransferase, translated as MVFTAGQIAGILEGEVHGNPEISVHKLAKIEEGEKGSLTFLANPKYTSFIYKTKASITIVNKDFVPEQDLETTLIKVEDAYKSFSKLLEYYNQVKNNKIGIEEPVFKSETATFGNDLYLGAFSYIGSNVVIGHNVKIYPNVYIGDNVKIGDNVVVFAGAKIYSESIIGNNCVVHSGVIIGADGFGFTPNSEGEFTKVPQTGNVILEDNVDVGAGTTIDRATLGSTILRKGVKLDNQIQIAHNVEIGEHTVIAAQTGVAGSTKIGKHCMIGGQVGIVGHIVIGNNVRIQAQSGIGRNVKDNEVLQGSPALNYGDFNKSYVHFKNLPKIINRIDNLENKD; from the coding sequence ATGGTGTTTACAGCAGGTCAAATTGCGGGTATATTAGAGGGTGAAGTCCATGGAAATCCAGAGATATCCGTACATAAATTGGCCAAAATTGAAGAAGGGGAAAAAGGGTCTTTGACCTTTTTGGCAAATCCAAAATATACTTCATTTATATACAAGACAAAGGCTTCTATTACCATTGTAAACAAGGATTTTGTTCCTGAACAAGATTTGGAGACAACACTTATAAAAGTAGAGGATGCCTATAAATCTTTTTCCAAATTATTGGAATATTATAATCAGGTTAAAAACAATAAGATTGGCATTGAGGAGCCAGTGTTTAAATCGGAAACAGCCACCTTTGGAAATGATTTATACCTTGGAGCCTTTTCCTATATAGGCAGTAATGTGGTCATAGGCCACAATGTTAAGATATATCCTAATGTATATATTGGTGATAATGTAAAAATTGGTGACAATGTGGTCGTTTTTGCAGGTGCCAAAATTTATTCGGAAAGTATCATTGGGAACAATTGTGTTGTTCACAGTGGTGTAATTATCGGTGCTGATGGTTTTGGTTTTACACCTAATTCCGAAGGGGAATTCACCAAAGTGCCCCAAACCGGAAATGTCATTCTGGAAGACAATGTAGATGTTGGTGCTGGAACTACGATAGACAGGGCAACCTTAGGTTCTACTATACTAAGAAAAGGCGTTAAACTTGATAATCAAATACAGATTGCACATAATGTAGAGATTGGTGAACATACCGTGATTGCGGCCCAAACCGGAGTAGCAGGTTCTACCAAGATAGGGAAACACTGCATGATCGGTGGTCAGGTCGGTATCGTAGGACATATTGTAATAGGCAACAATGTACGCATACAGGCACAGTCAGGAATTGGAAGAAACGTAAAAGACAATGAGGTTTTACAGGGTTCACCAGCTTTAAATTATGGAGACTTTAATAAGTCCTATGTACACTTTAAAAACTTACCTAAAATAATCAATAGAATCGACAACTTGGAAAATAAGGATTGA
- a CDS encoding bifunctional UDP-3-O-[3-hydroxymyristoyl] N-acetylglucosamine deacetylase/3-hydroxyacyl-ACP dehydratase, giving the protein MNTTEKQRTIAKEVSLTGVGLHTGENVTIKFVPAPEDHGYKFKRVDLEGEPVIEADANYVVNTQRGTNLEKNGVKIHTSEHVLAALVGLEIDNVLIELDSPEPPIMDGSAKFFVEALEGAGIVEQKSFREEYVVKDVLNYKDEATGSEITIIPADEYQVTTMVDFGTKVLGTQNATLEKLSDFKDEISAARTFSFLHELEMLLENGLIKGGDLNNAIVYVDKEISEATMKKLEKAFNKEKLSVKPNGILDNLTLHQPNEAARHKLLDVVGDLALAGTRIRGKVIANKPGHFVNTQFAKKLSKIIKLEKRNNVPKYDLSQTPLMDVTQIMKMLPHRPPFLLVDKILELSDTHVVGVKNVTMNEPFFVGHFPGAPVMPGVLQVEAMAQTGGILVLSTVPDPENYLTFFMKMDNVKFKRQVLPGDTLIFKCDLISPIRRGICHMQAYAYANDKLVSEAELMAQIVKSK; this is encoded by the coding sequence ATGAATACAACTGAAAAACAACGCACTATTGCGAAGGAAGTATCCCTCACAGGTGTTGGTCTACATACTGGGGAGAACGTAACCATAAAATTTGTTCCTGCACCCGAAGATCACGGCTATAAATTTAAGCGTGTAGACCTTGAAGGTGAACCGGTCATTGAGGCCGATGCCAATTATGTGGTGAATACGCAGCGAGGCACCAATCTAGAAAAGAATGGTGTTAAGATTCATACTTCGGAGCATGTTTTGGCCGCTCTCGTAGGTTTGGAAATAGATAACGTACTTATTGAGTTGGATTCTCCGGAGCCACCTATAATGGATGGTTCGGCCAAGTTTTTTGTAGAAGCCCTTGAAGGCGCCGGTATTGTTGAGCAAAAATCTTTCCGGGAAGAATATGTGGTCAAGGATGTCCTTAATTATAAGGATGAGGCTACGGGAAGTGAGATTACCATTATTCCTGCCGATGAATATCAAGTGACCACAATGGTCGATTTTGGAACCAAGGTCTTGGGAACCCAGAATGCCACCCTCGAAAAATTATCGGATTTTAAGGACGAAATTTCAGCGGCACGTACATTCAGTTTTTTACATGAACTGGAAATGCTATTGGAAAACGGACTCATTAAGGGAGGTGACCTTAACAATGCCATCGTTTATGTGGACAAGGAAATTTCTGAGGCTACCATGAAGAAGTTGGAAAAGGCCTTCAATAAAGAGAAACTTTCCGTAAAACCCAATGGTATTTTGGACAACCTTACCTTACATCAGCCCAATGAAGCTGCACGTCATAAATTGCTGGACGTTGTAGGGGACTTGGCTTTGGCCGGTACTCGGATTCGTGGTAAGGTCATTGCCAACAAACCGGGTCATTTCGTAAACACCCAGTTCGCAAAAAAGCTATCCAAAATCATAAAGTTGGAGAAAAGAAATAATGTGCCCAAATACGATTTGAGTCAAACTCCTCTAATGGATGTTACTCAAATCATGAAGATGTTGCCTCATAGGCCTCCATTTTTATTGGTCGATAAAATTTTGGAATTATCAGATACCCATGTCGTTGGTGTAAAGAATGTTACCATGAACGAGCCATTCTTCGTGGGTCATTTCCCCGGTGCACCTGTTATGCCAGGGGTTTTACAAGTGGAGGCTATGGCTCAGACAGGTGGAATTCTGGTGTTGAGTACTGTTCCTGATCCTGAAAACTACCTAACTTTCTTTATGAAAATGGACAATGTAAAGTTTAAGCGTCAAGTTCTTCCCGGGGATACCTTGATATTTAAATGTGATTTAATTTCACCTATCAGAAGAGGTATTTGTCATATGCAGGCTTACGCCTATGCCAACGATAAATTAGTTTCAGAAGCGGAATTGATGGCCCAAATCGTAAAATCAAAATAA